The genomic stretch TAGAGTTTTTTAATAAGAAATAGTTTTATTGGCATGATGTTTTTAAGAAATGCTATATTTGCAATATTAATAGTCTTAATAAAGATGGATGCAAGTATAGTAGATAAAGATTTGATTGAAAGAATAAACAAAGGAGAAGAAAAAGCTTTTGAGGTTTTATATAATAGCTATTTTGTCTATCTCTGTGCTTGTGCTAATTCTTATATCTTTAACCCTGTGGAAGCGCAAGATATAGTTAATGAAACTTTTGCTAAAATATGGTATAGGCGTGGTGAGTTATCTTTTCCTATTCATGCTTATTTGATACGTGCTATTCAGAACGGGTGTTTGAATTACCTCCGTTCGCTTCACAGCCGTGAAAGAATTATAGATGAATACCGTGAAGCATTACTTGAGTATCAAGAAGAATTTTGTGCTTCCGAGTGTTCGCCTTTGCAAGAAATGGAATTAGCTGATTTGGAAAAATCAGTCCAAAATATAGTGTCTTCCTTGCCTGATAAATGCAGGTTCATTTTTGAGCAATATCTTTATTCCAATCTGACTCCTCAAGAGATTGCAGATAAAAATAATATTTCAGTCAATACAGTCAGAGTACATGTAAAAAATGCCATGGATAAAATAAGAGAAAAGGTGGGATCTAGAGTAGGGATTCTATTATTTTTTCTTTTCTAAAAAAAGAATGAAAAAAATCTGTTTTTGGCTTAAATGTTTTGTCTGTTGCTTGTGTATTATCTATAGTAGATAATTCCAAAGATATAAAATGAACAGCCAAATAGATGAATTTGAACGAATAATGCTGGATTATCTGAAAGGCGAAATCTCGTCTGAAGATATGCAGAAACTAACTATATTACTGAAAAGAGAGAATGCTTGTCGCGAAAAATATCGTGAAATAGCC from Phocaeicola dorei encodes the following:
- a CDS encoding RNA polymerase sigma-70 factor yields the protein MDASIVDKDLIERINKGEEKAFEVLYNSYFVYLCACANSYIFNPVEAQDIVNETFAKIWYRRGELSFPIHAYLIRAIQNGCLNYLRSLHSRERIIDEYREALLEYQEEFCASECSPLQEMELADLEKSVQNIVSSLPDKCRFIFEQYLYSNLTPQEIADKNNISVNTVRVHVKNAMDKIREKVGSRVGILLFFLF